From a single Pseudomonas sp. A34-9 genomic region:
- a CDS encoding arginyltransferase, protein MTELARLKFYATQPHSCSYLPEEQATTLFLDPSQPMDVHVYADLSEMGFRRSGDHLYRPHCQNCNACVPARIPVAQFMPNRQQKRIFKRNTDLQVRPAKPQFSEEYFDLYQRYIEQRHADGDMYPPSRDQFSTFLVRDLPFSRFYEFRLDGRLLAVSVTDLLPNGLSAVYTFYEPAEERRSLGRFAILWQIGESQRLGLEAVYLGYWIKNCKKMNYKTQYRPIELLINQRWVILN, encoded by the coding sequence ATGACCGAGTTGGCGCGTCTGAAGTTCTATGCCACTCAGCCTCACTCTTGCAGTTATCTGCCCGAGGAGCAGGCCACGACCCTGTTTCTCGATCCGAGTCAGCCCATGGATGTGCATGTCTACGCAGACCTGTCGGAAATGGGCTTTCGTCGCAGCGGCGACCATTTGTACCGGCCACATTGCCAGAACTGCAATGCGTGCGTGCCTGCGCGAATCCCGGTGGCGCAGTTCATGCCCAATCGCCAGCAGAAGCGGATTTTCAAGCGCAACACGGATTTGCAGGTACGCCCGGCCAAACCGCAATTCAGCGAAGAATATTTCGATCTGTACCAGCGCTACATCGAACAGCGTCACGCCGACGGCGATATGTATCCGCCGAGCCGTGATCAATTCTCGACGTTTCTGGTACGCGACCTGCCCTTCTCACGCTTTTACGAGTTTCGACTCGACGGACGGTTGCTGGCCGTTTCGGTGACCGATTTGCTGCCGAACGGTTTGTCGGCGGTCTACACCTTTTACGAACCCGCTGAAGAGCGCCGCAGCCTTGGCCGATTTGCCATCCTCTGGCAAATCGGCGAGAGCCAGCGCCTCGGGCTTGAGGCGGTGTACCTCGGTTACTGGATCAAGAACTGCAAAAAGATGAACTACAAGACGCAATATCGACCCATCGAATTGCTGATTAATCAGCGCTGGGTCATCCTCAACTAA
- the infA gene encoding translation initiation factor IF-1 — MSKEDSFEMEGTVVDTLPNTMFRVELENGHVVTAHISGKMRKNYIRILTGDKVRVELTPYDLSKGRITYRAR; from the coding sequence ATGTCGAAAGAAGACAGCTTCGAAATGGAAGGCACTGTCGTCGACACCCTGCCCAACACCATGTTTCGTGTGGAGTTGGAAAATGGGCACGTCGTAACCGCGCATATTTCCGGCAAGATGCGCAAGAACTACATTCGTATTCTTACCGGTGACAAAGTGCGCGTCGAGCTGACGCCCTATGACTTGAGCAAAGGGCGCATCACTTACCGCGCTCGTTAA
- the lolA gene encoding outer membrane lipoprotein chaperone LolA, with the protein MRLIRMLLPVLALTTLTAHADDKDVARLTQLLETSKTLSANFSQLTLDGSGTQLQETTGDMTLQRPGLFYWHTNAPAEQTMVSDGKKVTLWDPDLEQATIKKLDERLTQTPALLLSGDVSKISQSFDISAKEAGGVIDFTLKPKTKDTLFDNLRLSFRNGLLNDMQLIDSVGQRTNILFTGVKANEPVPASKFKFDIPKGADVIQE; encoded by the coding sequence ATGCGTCTTATCCGCATGCTGCTGCCAGTACTGGCGCTGACCACGCTCACGGCCCACGCCGATGACAAGGACGTGGCGCGTCTGACCCAATTGCTGGAAACATCCAAAACCCTGAGCGCGAACTTCTCGCAACTGACCCTCGACGGCAGCGGCACGCAGTTGCAGGAAACCACCGGCGACATGACCCTGCAGCGTCCGGGCCTGTTCTACTGGCACACCAATGCGCCGGCCGAGCAGACCATGGTCTCCGATGGCAAGAAAGTCACCCTGTGGGATCCGGACCTGGAACAGGCGACCATCAAGAAGCTCGACGAGCGTCTGACCCAGACCCCGGCGCTGCTGCTGTCCGGTGATGTGTCGAAGATCAGCCAGAGCTTTGATATTTCCGCGAAAGAGGCGGGCGGTGTGATCGACTTCACCCTCAAGCCGAAAACCAAGGACACCCTGTTCGACAACCTGCGTCTGTCGTTCCGCAACGGTCTGCTCAATGACATGCAACTGATCGACAGCGTCGGCCAGCGCACCAATATTCTGTTTACCGGGGTCAAGGCCAACGAGCCAGTACCGGCATCCAAGTTCAAGTTCGACATCCCCAAGGGTGCCGACGTGATCCAGGAATAA
- a CDS encoding DNA translocase FtsK, with protein sequence MKKSTEAPKTVVPLWRQQLHYRLKEGALIAIGALCLFLMMALLTYGKDDPGWSHNSKIDDVQNFGGPAGSYSADILFMVLGYFAYIFPLLLAIKAYQIFRQRHEPWQWSGWLFSWRLIGLVFLVLSGAALAHLHFHAASGLPAGAGGALGESLGNLAKNALNIQGSTLLFIALFLFGLTVFTDLSWFKVMDITGKITLDLFELFQGAVNRWWSARTERKQLVAQLREVDDRVHDVVAPTVTDKREQAKVKERLIEREQALSKHMSDREKQVPPVIAPAPVKAPEPSKRVQKEKQVPLFVDSAVEGTLPPISILDPAEKKQLNYSPESLAAVGHLLEIKLKEFGVEVTVDSIHPGPVITRYEIQPAAGVKVSRIANLAKDLARSLAVTSVRVVEVIPGKTTVGIEIPNEDRQIVRFSEVLSTPEYDNFKSPVTLALGHDIGGKPVITDLAKMPHLLVAGTTGSGKSVGVNAMILSILFKSGPEDAKLIMIDPKMLELSIYEGIPHLLCPVVTDMKDAANALRWSVAEMERRYKLMAKMGVRNLSGFNAKVKEAQDAGEPLSDPLYKRESIHDEAPLLQKLPTIVVVVDEFADMMMIVGKKVEELIARIAQKARAAGIHLILATQRPSVDVITGLIKANIPTRMAFQVSSKIDSRTIIDQGGAEQLLGHGDMLYMPPGTSLPIRVHGAFVSDDEVHRVVEAWKLRGAPEYNDDILNGVEEAGSGFEGSSGGGDGDDPEADALYDEAVQFVLESRRASISAVQRKLKIGYNRAARMIEAMEMAGVVTSMNTNGSREVLAPGPVRD encoded by the coding sequence TTGAAGAAATCCACCGAAGCACCAAAAACAGTCGTTCCGCTCTGGCGCCAACAATTGCACTACCGGCTCAAGGAAGGTGCATTGATCGCCATTGGCGCCTTGTGCCTGTTCCTGATGATGGCTTTGCTGACCTACGGCAAGGACGATCCGGGCTGGAGCCACAACAGCAAGATCGACGACGTACAGAATTTCGGCGGCCCGGCGGGCTCATACAGCGCCGACATATTGTTTATGGTGCTGGGTTACTTCGCCTACATCTTCCCGCTGCTGCTGGCGATCAAGGCCTACCAGATCTTCCGCCAGCGCCACGAACCGTGGCAGTGGAGCGGCTGGCTTTTTTCCTGGCGTCTGATCGGTCTGGTGTTTCTGGTGCTGTCCGGCGCGGCGCTGGCGCATCTGCATTTTCATGCGGCGTCGGGTCTACCGGCCGGTGCCGGTGGCGCGTTGGGCGAGAGCCTCGGCAATCTGGCGAAGAACGCGTTGAACATTCAGGGCAGCACCCTGTTGTTCATTGCGCTGTTTCTGTTTGGCCTGACGGTGTTCACCGACCTGTCGTGGTTCAAGGTGATGGACATCACTGGCAAGATCACCCTAGACCTGTTCGAACTGTTCCAGGGCGCCGTCAATCGCTGGTGGTCGGCGCGTACCGAACGCAAGCAACTGGTCGCACAACTGCGTGAAGTCGACGATCGCGTGCATGACGTGGTCGCGCCGACAGTCACCGACAAGCGTGAGCAAGCCAAAGTCAAAGAACGCCTGATCGAACGTGAGCAAGCCCTGAGCAAGCACATGTCCGATCGCGAAAAACAGGTTCCGCCAGTGATTGCCCCGGCGCCGGTCAAGGCCCCGGAGCCAAGCAAACGCGTACAGAAAGAGAAGCAGGTGCCGTTGTTCGTCGACAGCGCCGTGGAAGGCACCTTGCCGCCGATCTCGATTCTCGATCCTGCAGAAAAGAAACAACTCAATTACTCACCGGAATCCCTGGCGGCGGTCGGCCACTTGCTGGAGATCAAGCTCAAGGAATTCGGCGTCGAAGTCACGGTGGATTCGATCCACCCCGGCCCGGTGATTACCCGTTACGAGATCCAGCCTGCCGCCGGCGTAAAAGTCAGCCGCATCGCCAACCTGGCGAAAGACCTTGCACGTTCGCTGGCCGTGACCAGTGTGCGGGTGGTCGAGGTGATTCCGGGCAAAACCACCGTCGGTATCGAGATTCCCAACGAAGACCGGCAGATCGTGCGCTTCTCCGAAGTGCTGTCGACACCTGAATACGACAACTTCAAATCGCCGGTCACCCTGGCGCTGGGTCACGATATTGGCGGTAAACCGGTCATCACTGACCTGGCGAAGATGCCGCACTTGCTGGTGGCCGGTACGACCGGTTCCGGTAAGTCGGTGGGTGTGAACGCGATGATTCTGTCGATTTTGTTCAAGTCCGGCCCGGAAGACGCCAAGCTGATCATGATCGACCCGAAGATGTTGGAACTGTCGATCTACGAAGGCATTCCGCACCTGCTGTGTCCGGTGGTGACTGACATGAAGGACGCCGCCAACGCCTTGCGCTGGAGCGTCGCCGAGATGGAGCGTCGCTACAAGCTGATGGCGAAGATGGGCGTACGAAACCTGTCCGGCTTCAACGCCAAGGTCAAGGAAGCCCAGGACGCCGGCGAGCCGTTGAGCGATCCGCTGTACAAGCGGGAAAGCATCCACGACGAAGCGCCGTTGCTGCAGAAGCTGCCGACCATCGTTGTGGTGGTCGACGAATTCGCCGACATGATGATGATCGTCGGCAAGAAGGTTGAAGAACTGATCGCCCGTATTGCGCAGAAGGCACGGGCGGCCGGTATTCACCTGATCCTCGCGACCCAGCGGCCGTCGGTGGACGTGATCACCGGTCTGATCAAGGCCAACATTCCGACCCGAATGGCGTTCCAGGTGTCGAGCAAGATCGACTCGCGCACCATCATCGACCAAGGCGGCGCCGAACAATTGCTTGGCCACGGTGACATGCTCTACATGCCGCCGGGCACCAGCCTGCCGATCCGGGTTCACGGGGCGTTCGTTTCCGACGATGAAGTACACCGTGTGGTTGAAGCGTGGAAACTGCGTGGCGCACCGGAATACAACGACGACATCCTCAACGGTGTCGAAGAAGCCGGCAGCGGCTTTGAAGGCAGCAGCGGTGGTGGCGACGGCGATGATCCGGAAGCCGACGCGCTGTATGACGAAGCCGTACAGTTCGTACTCGAAAGCCGTCGCGCCTCGATTTCCGCGGTACAACGCAAGCTGAAAATCGGCTACAACCGCGCCGCAAGGATGATCGAAGCCATGGAAATGGCCGGGGTCGTCACCTCGATGAACACCAACGGTTCCCGTGAAGTCCTGGCCCCGGGCCCGGTTCGTGACTGA
- the trxB gene encoding thioredoxin-disulfide reductase, which produces MNVAKHSRLIILGSGPAGYSAAVYAARANLKPVVITGLQAGGQLTTTVEVDNWPGDVEGLTGPVLMERMQKHAERFATEIVYDHIHTAKLQQRPFELVGDSGTYTCDALIIATGASAQYLGLPSEEAFAGKGVSACATCDGFFYRNQVVAVVGGGNTAVEEALYLSNIAKEVHLIHRRDKLRSEKILQDKLFEKAANGNVRLHWNQHLDEVLGDASGVTGARLRDSHTGETRELALAGVFIAIGHKPNTDLFQGQLSMRDGYLQVKGGRDGNATSTEIPGVFAAGDVADHVYRQAVTSAGAGCMAALDAEKYLDDIPVI; this is translated from the coding sequence ATGAACGTAGCGAAGCATTCACGCCTGATCATCCTCGGCTCCGGTCCAGCCGGCTACAGCGCTGCCGTGTATGCCGCCCGCGCCAACCTCAAACCCGTGGTCATTACCGGCCTGCAGGCAGGTGGCCAGCTCACCACCACCGTTGAAGTCGACAATTGGCCCGGCGACGTCGAGGGCCTCACCGGCCCGGTACTGATGGAGCGCATGCAGAAACACGCCGAACGCTTTGCCACAGAGATCGTTTACGACCACATCCACACCGCCAAGTTGCAGCAGCGCCCGTTCGAGCTCGTTGGCGACAGCGGCACTTACACCTGCGACGCCCTGATCATTGCTACCGGGGCCTCGGCGCAATACCTGGGACTGCCCTCGGAAGAGGCCTTCGCCGGCAAAGGTGTTTCCGCCTGCGCGACCTGTGATGGTTTTTTCTATCGCAATCAGGTGGTGGCGGTAGTCGGCGGCGGCAATACCGCCGTCGAGGAAGCGCTGTACCTGTCGAACATTGCCAAGGAGGTGCACCTGATCCACCGCCGCGACAAGCTGCGTTCGGAGAAAATCCTTCAGGACAAACTGTTCGAGAAAGCCGCGAACGGCAACGTACGCCTGCACTGGAACCAGCATCTCGACGAAGTACTCGGCGATGCCAGCGGCGTCACCGGTGCGCGATTGCGCGACAGCCATACCGGCGAAACCCGCGAACTGGCACTGGCCGGGGTATTCATCGCCATTGGCCACAAACCCAACACCGACCTGTTTCAAGGCCAGCTGTCGATGCGCGACGGCTATTTGCAGGTCAAGGGCGGTCGCGACGGCAATGCTACTTCCACCGAGATTCCCGGGGTGTTTGCCGCCGGCGACGTGGCCGACCACGTTTACCGTCAGGCGGTCACATCGGCAGGCGCCGGCTGCATGGCCGCGCTCGACGCCGAGAAGTATCTGGACGACATTCCTGTCATTTAA
- a CDS encoding IS481 family transposase yields MPWRELKPMDLKVMFIADYLSGRLNFSQLCAAHSISRKTGYKWVARYNADSINGLAECSRKRHSQAQAVPFAVKEAILELRRQGQTTPGPKKIQTALQERFPDQPPPSKTTIYNVLKKAGLVVSRRLRQRVAVYPKPLQKADLPNQLWSADYKGQYLTGDGVWCYPLTVMDHASRFLLACESMPSTTFKDAKATFERLFKTYGMPERIRTDNGVPFASGGRAGLSQLSIWWARLGIIHERTQPGRPEQNGRHERMHRTLKSTLPRPPEIEWGAQQKHFDLFMQHYNHERFHEALGQKTPASCYISSSRVFPRKLPEMKYPSHVEAYRTDSNGVVNKGRLRIYVGYVLKHQIVGLESISEGVWDIIFGPVLLGRVDERDAKDGYLTLKVIKNK; encoded by the coding sequence ATGCCGTGGCGAGAGCTGAAACCTATGGACCTTAAAGTGATGTTCATCGCCGACTATCTGTCCGGTCGGCTCAACTTCAGTCAACTCTGTGCGGCTCACAGCATCAGTCGCAAGACTGGCTACAAGTGGGTGGCCCGCTACAACGCGGACAGCATCAATGGCTTGGCGGAGTGCAGTCGCAAGCGTCATTCTCAAGCACAGGCTGTGCCGTTTGCGGTCAAAGAAGCCATTCTTGAGCTGCGGCGCCAAGGTCAAACCACGCCGGGCCCGAAAAAGATCCAGACAGCCCTGCAAGAGCGGTTTCCAGATCAGCCGCCGCCCTCCAAAACCACGATCTACAACGTGCTTAAAAAAGCGGGGCTAGTGGTGTCTCGACGGTTGCGTCAGCGTGTCGCTGTCTATCCAAAACCACTCCAGAAAGCCGACCTTCCTAATCAGCTCTGGAGCGCTGATTACAAAGGCCAATACCTGACAGGAGACGGTGTCTGGTGTTACCCGTTGACGGTAATGGATCACGCCAGTCGATTTTTACTGGCTTGTGAAAGTATGCCGAGCACGACTTTCAAGGACGCCAAAGCCACCTTCGAACGGTTATTTAAGACGTATGGGATGCCTGAGCGGATCCGCACTGATAACGGTGTCCCTTTTGCCAGCGGCGGGCGTGCGGGGTTATCACAATTATCCATTTGGTGGGCTCGTCTAGGCATCATTCATGAGCGGACTCAACCTGGGCGACCTGAGCAAAACGGACGGCATGAACGCATGCACCGCACGCTTAAAAGTACATTGCCAAGACCGCCGGAAATTGAGTGGGGAGCTCAGCAGAAGCATTTTGATCTGTTCATGCAGCACTATAATCATGAGCGTTTTCATGAGGCATTGGGGCAGAAAACCCCGGCCTCTTGCTACATCAGCTCTTCACGGGTATTTCCGAGAAAGTTGCCGGAGATGAAATACCCCAGCCATGTTGAGGCATACCGAACGGACTCCAACGGCGTAGTGAACAAAGGAAGGCTCAGAATCTATGTGGGCTATGTCCTGAAACATCAGATAGTCGGATTGGAGAGCATCAGCGAGGGTGTTTGGGACATCATCTTTGGGCCTGTTCTACTGGGACGTGTTGATGAACGAGACGCTAAGGATGGTTATCTGACGCTCAAAGTAATCAAAAATAAGTGA
- the aat gene encoding leucyl/phenylalanyl-tRNA--protein transferase — MLTWLQRNSLTFPPLEKAMRDPNGLLAAGGDLSADRLIQAYRHGCFPWFSEGQPILWWSPDPRTVLFPDELHVSRSLGKLLRQERYRVTFDQDFDAVIRACAAPRDYADGTWITEAMQDAYVELHRRGFAHSVEVWDQGELVGGLYGLAMGQLFFGESMFSRADNASKFGFATLVRHLKDSGFVLIDCQMPTDHLHSLGARAIPRHEFADYLGRHLDQPNRATWVC, encoded by the coding sequence ATGCTGACTTGGTTACAACGTAATTCCCTGACTTTTCCGCCGCTGGAAAAGGCCATGCGCGACCCTAACGGATTGCTTGCCGCCGGTGGCGATCTGTCGGCCGATCGGCTGATTCAAGCGTATCGCCATGGCTGCTTCCCGTGGTTTTCCGAGGGCCAGCCGATTCTCTGGTGGTCGCCGGATCCGCGCACGGTGTTGTTTCCCGACGAACTGCATGTTTCGCGCAGCCTCGGCAAACTGCTGCGCCAGGAACGCTATCGAGTGACCTTCGATCAAGACTTCGACGCCGTGATCCGCGCCTGCGCGGCACCACGGGACTACGCCGACGGCACCTGGATCACCGAGGCCATGCAGGACGCCTACGTTGAACTGCATCGTCGCGGCTTCGCGCATTCTGTGGAGGTCTGGGATCAAGGCGAACTGGTCGGCGGCCTGTACGGCCTGGCAATGGGCCAACTGTTTTTCGGCGAATCGATGTTCAGCCGCGCCGACAACGCCTCCAAATTCGGCTTTGCCACCCTGGTGCGCCACCTGAAAGACTCGGGATTCGTGCTGATCGATTGCCAGATGCCGACCGATCATCTGCACAGCCTCGGTGCCCGGGCCATTCCCCGCCACGAATTTGCCGACTATCTGGGTCGCCACCTGGATCAACCCAATCGTGCCACCTGGGTTTGCTGA